In Helicobacter mastomyrinus, a single genomic region encodes these proteins:
- the argB gene encoding acetylglutamate kinase yields MQKNARVVKILLDSLPFIRIFRGKIIVIKYGGAAQTSPELKEKFALDIVIMYMLGLKPVIVHGGGKRINEMLDTLGIQSSFKDGYRITCADSMRVVEMVLSGEINKELTAFLNFHGAKAVGMSGKDAHLLQAQAKDNGALGYTGEITNVNPEFLLQVINDGFVPVIAPIATGESAGHLGYNINADIAACHIAKALKAQKIIFLSDIAGVLNNNKELISSLTPSQIQSLVAQGVISGGMIPKLEACVDCVQNGVQKAHIIDGRVEHSLLLELFTTQGIGTEIYDSIQEA; encoded by the coding sequence ATGCAAAAAAATGCAAGGGTTGTGAAGATATTACTAGATTCTCTTCCATTTATTCGAATCTTTCGTGGCAAAATCATTGTGATTAAATATGGCGGTGCAGCACAAACCAGCCCTGAACTCAAAGAAAAATTTGCCCTTGATATTGTTATTATGTATATGCTTGGCTTAAAGCCTGTCATCGTGCATGGTGGGGGCAAACGCATTAATGAAATGCTCGATACACTAGGCATACAAAGTAGCTTTAAAGATGGCTATCGTATCACTTGTGCAGATTCTATGCGCGTGGTGGAGATGGTGTTAAGCGGGGAGATTAATAAAGAGCTTACAGCTTTTCTTAACTTCCACGGGGCAAAGGCAGTGGGTATGAGTGGCAAGGACGCACACTTACTTCAAGCACAAGCAAAGGATAATGGCGCACTTGGCTACACAGGCGAGATTACAAATGTGAATCCGGAGTTTTTATTGCAAGTGATTAATGATGGCTTTGTGCCTGTGATTGCCCCTATTGCCACAGGCGAGAGTGCGGGGCATTTGGGCTATAATATCAATGCTGATATTGCCGCTTGTCATATTGCTAAGGCACTTAAGGCACAAAAGATTATTTTCCTAAGCGATATTGCAGGTGTTTTGAATAATAACAAAGAGCTTATTTCCTCACTCACGCCCTCACAGATTCAAAGCCTTGTAGCACAGGGCGTTATAAGCGGCGGTATGATACCCAAACTTGAAGCCTGTGTGGATTGTGTGCAAAATGGTGTGCAAAAGGCACATATTATCGATGGGCGCGTGGAGCATTCGCTACTTTTAGAGCTTTTCACCACACAGGGCATTGGCACAGAGATTTATGACTCCATACAAGAGGCGTAA
- a CDS encoding hydrogenase small subunit, giving the protein MDKTQMLERLEQRLSEIQSQYKEPRYIVNKEWIGQICTLIGIPKECIELCVQILSLKPPTRLIWLHMAECTGCSESFLRLDKPGVESLLLEYISLEYHETIMGAVGFGAKKSLHDTLDEDFILVIEGGVSLDENAYFMTSGADSITGEMESKEVASKAKAIFAVGTCSSFGGVQAALPNPTSSVGIDTFLSQKVVNIPGCPPSEANIIGSLIYFILFDELPELDNFNRPLWSYGKNLHDMCERKAKFESGDFVESFDDPHLQDGYCLYKVGCKGPYVANNCPKVKFNAKTSWPVRAGHGCIACSEPNFWDSFGRIEEPLNNVNAYITTRKTLSHFPHIHNIDDETDSNTLILEWQSNAPTKIYIQTTDSAIPQNLLDCSFQAHFPTLLAHLSGKNKLGARLVENYSKWRTARNLADICQITESNPLELSQNLSDILPLIAQMFGKAHSTFDMLHIAQSYLFPHISKLDMKLSGTQMCQIDIDKSLRLPLCYLLGGLEIEGVAYGAVSSMCEILSAALTTLAKAHNIGQVAFKGDMAHHILIQDRFHTYLPQWLEVV; this is encoded by the coding sequence ATGGATAAAACTCAAATGCTTGAGCGGCTAGAGCAACGTCTGAGTGAGATTCAATCTCAATATAAAGAACCCCGATATATCGTAAATAAGGAATGGATAGGGCAGATTTGCACACTCATTGGCATACCCAAAGAATGTATAGAATTATGCGTCCAAATCCTTTCTCTCAAGCCACCAACTCGCCTAATATGGCTCCATATGGCAGAATGTACCGGCTGTAGCGAGAGCTTTTTGCGATTAGATAAGCCCGGTGTAGAATCCTTATTACTTGAATATATTTCCCTAGAGTATCACGAGACCATTATGGGCGCGGTAGGCTTTGGGGCAAAAAAATCTCTCCACGACACATTAGATGAGGATTTTATTCTCGTTATTGAGGGTGGCGTATCACTTGATGAGAATGCTTATTTTATGACTTCAGGGGCGGATAGCATTACAGGAGAGATGGAGAGCAAAGAAGTAGCAAGTAAAGCAAAAGCAATCTTTGCCGTAGGGACTTGTAGTAGCTTTGGTGGCGTGCAAGCTGCTCTTCCCAATCCCACATCTTCAGTAGGCATAGATACATTTTTATCTCAAAAGGTAGTGAACATCCCCGGCTGTCCCCCAAGTGAAGCAAATATTATCGGATCTTTGATATATTTTATCCTCTTTGATGAACTCCCTGAACTTGATAATTTCAATCGCCCTTTATGGAGCTATGGTAAGAATTTACACGATATGTGCGAGAGAAAGGCAAAGTTTGAATCGGGGGATTTTGTAGAAAGCTTTGATGACCCGCATTTGCAAGATGGCTATTGTCTCTATAAGGTCGGCTGCAAGGGACCCTATGTCGCTAATAACTGCCCGAAAGTGAAATTTAATGCAAAGACAAGTTGGCCTGTGCGCGCAGGACACGGCTGTATCGCGTGTAGTGAGCCAAATTTTTGGGATAGCTTTGGGCGTATTGAAGAGCCTTTAAATAACGTAAATGCTTATATCACAACGCGTAAAACCCTTTCACACTTCCCTCATATACACAATATTGATGATGAAACAGATAGCAATACACTTATCTTGGAATGGCAAAGCAATGCCCCCACAAAAATCTACATACAAACCACAGATTCTGCCATTCCGCAAAATCTGCTTGATTGTAGCTTTCAGGCACATTTTCCCACACTTTTAGCACATCTTAGTGGGAAAAATAAGCTTGGAGCAAGGCTTGTAGAAAATTACAGCAAATGGCGCACAGCAAGGAATCTTGCAGATATATGCCAAATTACAGAATCTAATCCTTTAGAACTCTCACAAAATTTGAGTGATATTCTGCCCCTTATCGCGCAAATGTTTGGTAAAGCGCATAGCACATTTGATATGCTCCACATTGCGCAAAGTTATCTTTTCCCCCATATAAGCAAACTCGATATGAAACTAAGCGGCACACAAATGTGTCAAATCGATATTGATAAATCTTTGCGACTGCCTTTGTGTTACCTTTTAGGAGGATTAGAAATCGAGGGGGTAGCCTATGGCGCAGTAAGCTCAATGTGTGAGATTCTATCTGCCGCTCTTACTACCCTTGCTAAAGCCCATAACATAGGGCAGGTGGCATTTAAAGGTGATATGGCTCATCATATCCTTATCCAAGATAGATTCCATACCTATTTACCCCAATGGCTTGAAGTGGTTTAA
- the rplT gene encoding 50S ribosomal protein L20, producing the protein MRVKTGVVRRRRHKKILKLARGFYSGRRKHFRKAKEQLERSMCYAFRDRKQKKRNFRQLWITRINAACKMNGISYSRFMYALKCANIDLDRKILADMAMNDINAFNAIVANVKDKIK; encoded by the coding sequence ATGAGAGTTAAAACAGGCGTTGTTCGACGAAGAAGACATAAGAAGATTTTAAAACTTGCTCGGGGCTTTTACAGCGGCAGACGCAAACATTTTAGAAAGGCAAAAGAGCAGTTAGAACGCAGTATGTGCTATGCTTTCCGCGATAGGAAGCAAAAGAAGCGCAATTTTAGGCAATTATGGATTACGCGTATTAATGCGGCGTGTAAAATGAATGGCATTAGTTACTCGCGCTTTATGTATGCTCTTAAATGCGCCAATATCGACCTTGATAGGAAGATACTTGCAGATATGGCGATGAATGACATCAACGCATTTAACGCTATCGTGGCAAATGTGAAAGATAAAATCAAGTAA
- the rpmI gene encoding 50S ribosomal protein L35 produces the protein MPKMKTNRGAAKRFKFKKNAFKRGSAFKSHILTKKSPKRKANLNAPKYVHSTNVDSVKSLLCMA, from the coding sequence ATGCCAAAGATGAAAACAAATCGCGGTGCAGCTAAACGTTTCAAGTTCAAAAAAAATGCTTTCAAACGTGGTAGTGCATTCAAAAGTCATATTCTGACTAAGAAATCACCCAAACGTAAAGCTAACCTTAATGCACCAAAATATGTTCACAGCACAAATGTTGATTCTGTAAAAAGCCTACTTTGTATGGCTTAA
- the infC gene encoding translation initiation factor IF-3 — translation MNKEETLLNEEIDFKEVRCIGDDGQVYGIISSAEALNLANQAGLDLVLISPNAKPPVCKIMDYGKYRYQAEKKQKEARKKQKQIEIKEIKLSTQIAQNDINYKVKHAIEFLESGKHVRFKVFLKQRELGIPQAGMDTLHKVAAILEDIAIAEKEPKLEGKYLNVLYVPKKKDKH, via the coding sequence TTGAACAAAGAAGAAACATTGCTAAATGAAGAAATAGACTTTAAAGAAGTGCGCTGTATAGGCGATGATGGGCAGGTGTATGGGATTATATCTTCCGCAGAGGCATTGAATCTTGCTAATCAAGCAGGGCTTGATTTAGTGTTAATCTCTCCCAATGCTAAACCGCCTGTGTGTAAGATTATGGATTATGGCAAATATCGCTATCAAGCCGAAAAAAAGCAAAAAGAAGCGCGTAAAAAGCAAAAACAAATCGAAATTAAAGAAATTAAGCTTTCAACGCAAATCGCGCAAAATGATATTAATTACAAAGTCAAGCACGCCATTGAATTTTTAGAATCTGGCAAACACGTGAGGTTTAAAGTATTCCTCAAGCAGCGTGAGTTGGGCATTCCCCAAGCGGGTATGGATACCCTACATAAAGTCGCAGCAATACTTGAAGACATCGCCATAGCAGAAAAAGAGCCAAAGCTAGAGGGCAAATACCTCAATGTGCTTTATGTGCCAAAGAAAAAAGACAAACATTAA
- the thrS gene encoding threonine--tRNA ligase, translated as MSEVIGFKHKENIYDICTAKELGISGNAIHFDNSNESLEIIRHSCAHLMAQAIKSLYPEAQFFVGPVVDEGFYYDFKVDSKIGEEDLARIESAMRELAKKAYPITKTTLPRAQVEKRFANDELKRAVMSRITSDELSIYTQGDFEDLCRGPHLPNTALLEHFKLTKIAGAYLGGDEKARMLTRIYGIAFADKASLKAYLYQLEEAKKRDHRKLGQEMELFTFDEEIGAGLPIWLPKGARLRKNIENLLTKALIERGYEPVRGPEILKSAVWKTSGHYANYGENMYFTTIDDVEYGIKPMNCVGHIKVYQSALRSYRDLPLRFYEYGIVHRHEKSGVLHGLLRVREFTQDDAHIFCKTEQICAEVNDIIAFCKSIINAFNFSYEMELATRPEKSIGDEKVWESATQALKDALEQNHIAYRIDEGGGAFYGPKIDIKITDAIGRKWQCGTIQIDMNLPERFKLSYTNEHNEQVQPVMIHRALLGSFERFVAILTEHFSGEFPLFIAPTQVILIPIGDAQLEYAKILRHKILTQSEAYAEIIDKNESLGKKVRLAEKQRVPLIVVIGAKEVESKVLAIRDRREKTQYELPEEAFIAMLQTKIREVSF; from the coding sequence ATGAGTGAAGTTATAGGGTTCAAACACAAAGAAAACATTTATGACATCTGCACCGCTAAGGAATTAGGCATTAGTGGCAATGCAATACATTTTGACAATTCTAATGAATCTTTAGAAATTATCCGCCACTCCTGCGCCCATCTTATGGCTCAAGCCATCAAATCACTCTATCCTGAAGCGCAATTTTTCGTAGGACCTGTGGTTGATGAGGGATTTTATTATGATTTTAAGGTAGATAGCAAGATTGGTGAGGAGGATTTAGCACGTATTGAATCTGCTATGCGTGAGCTTGCCAAAAAAGCCTATCCTATTACTAAAACCACGCTCCCACGTGCACAGGTGGAGAAGAGATTTGCCAATGACGAGCTAAAACGTGCTGTAATGAGCCGCATTACAAGCGATGAGTTGAGCATTTACACACAGGGGGATTTTGAAGATTTATGCAGGGGACCACACTTGCCAAATACTGCGCTTTTAGAGCATTTTAAACTCACAAAAATAGCAGGAGCATATTTAGGCGGCGATGAAAAGGCGCGAATGCTTACACGTATTTATGGAATCGCCTTTGCTGATAAGGCATCATTAAAAGCTTATCTCTACCAACTCGAAGAGGCGAAAAAGCGCGACCATCGCAAACTCGGGCAAGAAATGGAACTTTTTACCTTTGATGAGGAAATCGGCGCGGGACTGCCTATTTGGCTACCTAAGGGAGCAAGATTACGTAAAAATATTGAGAATCTCCTCACAAAAGCCCTTATTGAGCGTGGCTATGAGCCTGTTAGAGGACCAGAGATTCTAAAAAGTGCGGTTTGGAAAACAAGCGGACATTATGCAAATTATGGCGAAAATATGTATTTTACAACTATTGATGATGTGGAATATGGCATTAAGCCTATGAATTGCGTGGGGCATATCAAAGTTTATCAAAGTGCTTTAAGGAGCTATCGGGATTTGCCTTTAAGATTCTATGAATATGGTATCGTCCATCGCCACGAAAAAAGCGGTGTATTACACGGATTACTCCGTGTGCGTGAATTTACACAAGATGACGCACATATTTTTTGCAAAACAGAGCAAATTTGCGCCGAAGTCAATGACATCATCGCTTTTTGCAAAAGCATTATAAATGCCTTTAATTTCAGCTATGAAATGGAGCTTGCTACTCGACCAGAAAAATCCATAGGAGATGAGAAGGTGTGGGAGAGTGCAACACAAGCGCTTAAAGATGCATTAGAGCAAAATCACATCGCATATCGTATTGATGAGGGTGGCGGGGCATTCTATGGGCCAAAGATTGATATCAAAATCACTGATGCCATTGGCAGAAAATGGCAATGCGGGACGATACAAATTGATATGAATCTGCCAGAGCGTTTCAAGCTTAGCTATACTAATGAGCATAATGAACAAGTGCAGCCTGTGATGATTCACCGCGCTTTGCTTGGCTCATTTGAGCGATTTGTCGCTATTTTGACAGAGCATTTTAGCGGTGAGTTTCCACTTTTTATTGCGCCCACACAGGTGATTCTTATCCCTATTGGCGATGCACAGCTTGAATATGCTAAGATATTGCGACATAAGATTCTTACTCAAAGTGAAGCTTATGCTGAAATCATCGATAAAAATGAGAGTTTGGGTAAAAAAGTGAGACTTGCTGAAAAACAGCGAGTGCCGCTTATTGTTGTCATTGGGGCAAAGGAAGTGGAAAGCAAAGTGCTTGCGATTCGAGATAGGAGGGAGAAAACACAATATGAACTCCCAGAAGAGGCGTTTATCGCTATGTTGCAAACAAAAATAAGAGAGGTTAGTTTTTGA
- the frr gene encoding ribosome recycling factor encodes MLNEIYNHAKSHMDKTIESLRRDFATLRSGKVSVNILDNIRIDYYGTPTPLNQVGSVIAQDATTIIITPWEKPLLKDIEKAIQEANIGVNPNSDSECVKLFFPPMSKEQRIEIAKNAKSMGEKAKVAIRNIRQDANNHIKKLEKDKDITEDESKKALEEIQKHTDEFVKKCDEMVKHKEEEIMKV; translated from the coding sequence ATGCTTAATGAGATTTATAACCATGCTAAATCCCATATGGATAAAACCATAGAATCGCTTCGCAGGGATTTTGCCACACTACGTAGTGGCAAGGTGAGTGTGAATATCCTCGATAATATTCGCATAGATTATTATGGCACTCCTACACCGCTTAACCAAGTAGGCTCTGTTATCGCTCAAGATGCCACTACCATTATCATTACTCCTTGGGAGAAGCCTTTACTAAAAGACATTGAAAAGGCTATCCAAGAGGCAAATATCGGTGTAAATCCAAATAGTGATAGCGAATGTGTCAAATTATTTTTCCCCCCTATGAGCAAGGAGCAGCGCATAGAAATCGCAAAAAATGCTAAATCTATGGGAGAAAAGGCAAAAGTCGCCATTCGCAACATTCGACAAGATGCTAATAATCACATCAAAAAACTTGAAAAAGACAAAGATATTACAGAGGATGAAAGCAAAAAAGCGCTTGAAGAGATTCAAAAACATACTGATGAGTTTGTCAAAAAATGCGATGAAATGGTGAAACACAAAGAAGAAGAGATAATGAAAGTATAA
- the secG gene encoding preprotein translocase subunit SecG has protein sequence MANAFFVIQIVLAVLITIVVLLQKSSSIGLGAYSGSNESVFGAKGPAGFLAKFTMFLGLLFVLNTIMLSYTYNKQSQKSVLDSLPNDTLLAPPAAKPDDKSAFIVDENAAPSAPLLAPTQDSKH, from the coding sequence ATGGCAAATGCTTTTTTTGTGATTCAAATTGTTTTAGCGGTGCTTATTACGATTGTAGTGCTTTTACAAAAAAGCTCAAGTATCGGGCTTGGCGCATATAGTGGCAGCAATGAATCTGTATTTGGAGCAAAGGGTCCTGCTGGGTTTTTAGCTAAATTTACAATGTTTCTAGGATTACTTTTTGTGCTAAACACCATCATGCTTAGCTATACCTACAATAAACAAAGCCAAAAGAGTGTGCTTGATAGCCTACCAAATGATACGCTTCTCGCCCCACCTGCAGCTAAACCTGATGACAAAAGCGCATTTATCGTAGATGAAAATGCCGCCCCATCTGCGCCATTACTCGCTCCAACACAAGATTCAAAACATTAA
- a CDS encoding Fic family protein codes for MTKLNELTLIQREELFKTLRISLTHHSNAIEGISLSYGETKSLLESGKTANNKPLDEHLIILGFADAYDVIIREANDKSILLNPSFIKDLHYIIFSHAHKVTPHLVRTPIGAYRTDYAKITGVDIQLSQPSKIAQDIENLLYQFPSNDLDLAKIAEFHALYEKIHPFADGNGRSGRLLMSFQCIQNNLIPPLIENTQRATYLSCLHTAQKEANFSPLSKFLEECQNVSLKLIHLQKQVNTNTSPQPTKIKRR; via the coding sequence ATGACAAAATTAAATGAGCTCACACTCATTCAAAGAGAGGAACTTTTTAAGACATTGCGCATAAGCCTTACTCACCATAGCAACGCCATAGAGGGTATATCTTTAAGCTATGGCGAGACAAAAAGCCTACTTGAGAGCGGTAAAACTGCTAATAATAAACCCCTTGATGAGCATTTAATTATCTTAGGTTTTGCAGATGCTTACGATGTGATAATACGAGAGGCAAACGATAAAAGTATTTTGCTTAATCCCTCTTTTATCAAAGATTTGCATTATATTATTTTCTCTCACGCTCATAAGGTTACCCCTCATCTCGTGCGAACACCAATAGGTGCATACAGAACGGATTATGCTAAAATCACAGGCGTTGATATTCAACTATCCCAACCAAGTAAAATAGCACAGGATATAGAGAATCTCCTCTATCAATTCCCAAGTAATGATTTGGATTTGGCAAAGATAGCCGAATTTCACGCCCTTTATGAGAAAATACACCCATTTGCTGATGGCAATGGCAGGAGCGGACGATTATTGATGAGCTTTCAATGTATTCAAAATAATTTGATTCCTCCACTTATTGAAAATACGCAAAGAGCGACATATTTATCTTGCCTACATACTGCGCAAAAAGAGGCAAATTTTAGCCCATTAAGTAAATTCTTAGAGGAATGTCAAAATGTAAGCCTTAAGCTTATACACTTACAAAAGCAGGTAAATACCAACACATCACCACAGCCCACAAAAATCAAAAGGCGATAG
- a CDS encoding ImmA/IrrE family metallo-endopeptidase — protein sequence MINELRIMEAANQARILVYQLFPIDPILIAKAMGLEVFTAALPRNVSGQIFYKEKKIFVEQTDFITRQTFSVAHELGHFILHNDGTSHTSLRDTTATQGIDTKEIEANCFAANLLMPKDEVLRLVGLNFAVDSMASYFGVSPIAMEYRLNNLGVFAYV from the coding sequence ATGATTAACGAATTGCGAATTATGGAAGCAGCAAATCAAGCCAGAATACTCGTTTATCAGTTATTTCCTATTGACCCAATCCTTATTGCAAAAGCTATGGGGCTAGAAGTTTTCACCGCAGCACTTCCCCGCAATGTAAGCGGACAAATTTTTTATAAAGAAAAAAAGATTTTTGTAGAGCAAACAGATTTCATTACGAGGCAGACTTTTAGTGTGGCACACGAACTAGGGCATTTTATTTTGCATAATGATGGCACAAGCCATACAAGCCTAAGAGACACTACCGCCACACAAGGAATAGACACAAAAGAAATTGAAGCAAATTGTTTTGCTGCTAATCTTTTAATGCCAAAAGATGAAGTTTTACGACTTGTAGGCTTGAATTTTGCAGTAGATTCTATGGCTAGTTATTTTGGTGTATCACCTATTGCTATGGAATACCGCCTAAATAATTTAGGTGTGTTTGCATATGTCTAA
- a CDS encoding SprT family zinc-dependent metalloprotease yields the protein MLKALQKSYPIASAIYIEHKKIAYPRIVIKADLSLFVRVPLHFSHAQIESFIYAYHKWIESTLHKLHTRHLALQSTLCIHHHQIPIFGVWQDINALFDTLRTPQRQLKDMLSAYIMPKVAEYAALMSLTYHSIKITSATSRFGSCTYDNRLFFSLMLIFAPKHLINYVIIHELAHITHKNHSRDFWHLVHSFCPNAKSLRSSLRQEARIYPLLLQKIADFTSPYQQN from the coding sequence ATGTTAAAAGCGTTGCAAAAATCCTATCCTATCGCCTCTGCGATATATATTGAGCATAAAAAGATTGCTTATCCACGTATTGTAATCAAAGCGGATTTATCGCTATTTGTGCGTGTGCCGCTGCATTTTTCACACGCACAAATTGAATCTTTTATCTATGCGTATCATAAATGGATAGAATCTACCCTCCATAAACTTCACACACGCCATCTTGCCTTGCAATCCACTTTGTGCATACATCATCATCAAATCCCCATTTTTGGGGTGTGGCAGGATATAAACGCGCTTTTTGATACCCTCCGCACACCTCAAAGACAGCTTAAAGATATGCTAAGTGCATATATTATGCCTAAAGTAGCAGAATACGCCGCCTTAATGAGCTTAACATATCATTCTATCAAAATCACTTCTGCTACTTCACGTTTTGGGAGCTGCACTTATGATAATCGCTTGTTTTTTTCTCTTATGTTGATTTTTGCTCCAAAACATCTTATTAATTATGTCATCATACACGAACTCGCTCACATCACGCATAAAAACCACTCGCGTGACTTTTGGCATTTAGTGCATAGCTTTTGCCCTAATGCAAAATCCCTCCGCAGCTCCTTACGACAAGAAGCGAGAATCTACCCCCTACTTTTGCAAAAAATTGCTGATTTTACCTCACCTTATCAGCAAAATTAG
- the rplI gene encoding 50S ribosomal protein L9, which produces MKVLLLENVQGLGKKGEVVEVKDGYGQNFLIAKGKAQHATHEVINKYKAQVKRQQELEALEIAQMEQLKQSLTSLKPIIHKKVGANNALFGSVTKDEIIAALSTHKIHIDKKHIEIPQSIKHTGEFEVCAKLGHGINATFKIVVEALK; this is translated from the coding sequence ATGAAAGTGCTACTCTTAGAAAATGTCCAAGGGCTTGGCAAAAAGGGTGAGGTAGTAGAGGTAAAAGATGGCTATGGGCAAAATTTTCTTATCGCTAAGGGCAAGGCGCAGCACGCCACGCACGAGGTGATTAATAAATACAAAGCACAGGTGAAAAGACAGCAAGAATTAGAAGCGTTAGAAATCGCTCAAATGGAGCAGTTAAAGCAGAGTTTAACGTCTCTAAAACCTATTATCCATAAAAAAGTAGGTGCGAATAATGCGCTCTTTGGCTCGGTTACAAAAGATGAAATCATTGCTGCACTCAGCACACATAAGATTCATATCGATAAAAAGCATATTGAAATCCCTCAATCTATTAAGCACACAGGAGAATTTGAGGTGTGCGCGAAACTAGGGCACGGCATTAATGCGACTTTTAAGATTGTAGTAGAAGCACTTAAATAG
- the hslV gene encoding ATP-dependent protease subunit HslV, translated as MFEATTILGYRGEYQGKQYAIIGGDGQVTFGNCVLKSNATKIRTLYNGQILSGFAGSTADAFSLFDNFERILEGRKGDLVRSVLEFSKEWRRDKFLRKLEAMMIVLNKEYIYILSGTGDVVEPEDGKIAAIGSGGNYALSAARALDSHSELPPKDIVEHSLRIAGELCIYTNTNIKILELPAE; from the coding sequence ATGTTTGAAGCAACAACGATACTTGGTTACAGGGGCGAATATCAAGGCAAACAATATGCGATTATTGGCGGAGATGGACAGGTTACCTTTGGGAATTGTGTCTTAAAAAGCAATGCGACAAAAATCCGCACTCTCTACAACGGGCAGATTCTAAGCGGATTTGCAGGAAGCACAGCTGATGCCTTTAGCCTTTTTGATAACTTTGAGCGTATCTTAGAGGGGCGTAAGGGCGATTTAGTGCGGAGTGTGCTAGAATTTAGCAAGGAATGGCGTAGGGATAAGTTTTTGCGTAAGCTTGAAGCGATGATGATAGTGCTAAATAAGGAGTATATCTATATTTTAAGTGGCACAGGCGATGTTGTAGAACCAGAAGATGGCAAAATAGCGGCTATTGGCAGCGGGGGGAACTATGCCTTGAGTGCAGCACGTGCGCTAGATTCACATAGTGAGTTACCGCCTAAGGATATAGTAGAGCATTCTTTGCGCATTGCGGGGGAATTATGTATTTATACCAATACAAATATTAAGATTCTAGAATTACCAGCGGAGTGA